A DNA window from Trichosurus vulpecula isolate mTriVul1 chromosome 2, mTriVul1.pri, whole genome shotgun sequence contains the following coding sequences:
- the SMPD1 gene encoding sphingomyelin phosphodiesterase, whose protein sequence is MQPHRGFCGWTLWSPPGGQAQGRRSPTRRKARPPGSIWIGLALGSFLALCLLTESRPEPGRGDPQWLQQILPGLGVEFGLQNISCSVCKALFTAIDIGLKMEPNVARVGLVATAVCKQLNLAPPNVCQSLIKLYENDVVDIWTHSVLSPSEACGLLLGSSCGHWDIFSAWNISLPAVPKPPYHPPAPPAAGAPVSRVLFLTDLHWDHDYMEGTDPACPDPLCCRKGSGLPPSSRPGAGYWGEYSKCDLPLRTLESLLAGIGPAGPFDMVYWTGDIPAHDIWSQTRRDQLRALTTITTLVKKYLGTVPVYPAVGNHESAPVNSFPPPYVHGNHSSSWLYEAMATAWESWLPRNALHTLRTAGFYALSPRPGLRLISLNMNFCSRENFWLLINSTDPAGQLQWLVGELQAAEDRGEKVHIIGHIPPGHCLKSWSWNYYRIVGRYENTIAAQFFGHTHVDEFEIFYDEETLSRPLAVAFLAPSATTFVNLNPGYRVYLIDGNYSESSHVVLDHETYILNLTLANAPGATPSWELLYQARETYGLPNALPAAWHDLVYRMRGNEGLFQTFWYLYHKGHPPVEPCEGACRLAILCALLSARSDSPALCRHLVPDLPLPHTGSLWQRFAFC, encoded by the exons ATGCAGCCACACCGGGGCTTTTGTGGCTGGACCTTGTGGTCTCCCCCGGGGGGGCAGGCCCAGGGTCGGAGATCTCCCACAAGAAGAAAAGCCAGACCTCCTGGGAGCATTTGGATTGGCTTGGCCCTGGGTAGCTTCCTGGCTCtctgcttgttgactgagtccAGACCAGAGCCTGGCAGAGGGGACCCCCAATGGCTACAGCAAATCCTCCCTGGGCTTGGCGTTGAATTTGGGTTGCAGAACATCAGCTGCTCTGTCTGCAAGGCCCTGTTCACTGCCATCGACATTGGGCTGAAG ATGGAACCCAATGTGGCCCGAGTGGGATTGGTGGCCACAGCTGTGTGTAAACAGCTGAACTTGGCACCACCTAATGTGTGCCAGTCTCTTATCAAGCTTTACGAGAATGATGTTGTGGATATATGGACACATTCAGTGCTGAGTCCATCTGAAGCCTGTGGGCTGCTTCTAGGTTCTTCCTGCGGACATTGGGATATCTTCTCAGCCTGGAATATCTCCTTGCCTGCTGTGCCCAAACCCCCATACCATCCTCCTGCTCCCCCAGCAGCTGGTGCCCCTGTCAGCCGTGTGCTCTTTCTCACAGACCTACACTGGGATCATGACTACATGGAGGGTACAGATCCTGCCTGTCCCGACCCCCTGTGTTGCCGAAAAGGCTCAGGATTGCCACCTTCCTCCCGACCTGGTGCTGGCTACTGGGGTGAATACAGCAAGTGTGACCTGCCTCTGAGGACCTTAGAGAGCCTGCTAGCAGGGATAGGCCCTGCCGGCCCCTTTGACATGGTCTACTGGACAGGAGACATCCCTGCCCATGATATCTGGAGTCAGACTCGCCGTGACCAACTACGAGCACTGACTACCATCACTACCCTTGTGAAGAAGTACCTGGGAACTGTGCCTGTCTATCCAGCTGTGGGCAATCATGAGAGTGCCCCAGTCAACAGCTTCCCTCCCCCCTATGTGCATGGGAACCACTCATCCAGCTGGCTTTATGAAGCTATGGCCACAGCCTGGGAATCTTGGCTCCCTCGAAATGCCCTCCACACCCTCAG GACTGCCGGATTCTATGCCCTCTCGCCAAGGCCAGGCCTCCGCCTAATCTCTCTCAACATGAACTTTTGTTCACGGGAAAACTTCTGGCTGCTGATCAATTCCACAGACCCTGCAGGGCAGCTGCAGTGGCTGGTGGGAGAACTGCAAGCTGCTGAGGACCGAGGAGAGAAG GTACATATTATTGGTCACATTCCCCCCGGGCACTGTCTGAAGAGCTGGAGCTGGAATTACTACCGAATTGTGGGCAG GTATGAAAACACCATAGCCGCTCAGTTCTTTGGTCACACCCATGTGGATGAATTTGAGATTTTCTACGATGAAGAGACCCTGAGCCGGCCCTTGGCTGTGGCCTTCTTGGCCCCAAGTGCCACCACCTTTGTGAACCTTAACCCTG GTTATCGGGTCTACTTAATTGATGGCAACTACTCAGAGAGTTCCCATGTGGTCCTGGACCATGAAACCTACATTTTGAACTTGACATTGGCCAATGCTCCTGGAGCCACCCCCAGCTGGGAGCTCCTGTATCAGGCCCGAGAAACCTATGGGCTTCCTAATGCCCTACCAGCTGCCTGGCACGACCTAGTGTACCGCATGCGGGGAAATGAAGGGCTTTTTCAGACCTTCTGGTACCTGTACCACAAGGGTCACCCTCCCGTAGAACCCTGTGAGGGTGCCTGCCGCCTTGCTATCCTCTGTGCCTTACTCTCTGCCCGCTCAGACAGCCCTGCTCTCTGCCGCCACCTGGTGCCAGATCTGCCCTTACCCCACACTGGAAGTCTTTGGCAGAGGTTTGCATTTTGTTAG